Part of the Spirochaetia bacterium 38H-sp genome, TAAGCCTGGTATTGTATTCTTTCTGAAGAGGTAGTTCCATATATATTCCGGCTTTTCCTGCTTTTCCAGAAAGCTTAATGTTAAAGAAAGGTTCCAACTGTTCCTGTAAATAAAAGACCCTCTCCGCAGGATTTACTGGCATGCCCCAGTCCCAGTAGTCTGTTTTTACCAACTCGGACGGAAGTGAGCCAAAGGCAAGCTGCGGAGTAAGCTCAAACTTGATGCCGGTCCATTTCTCGTTCTCTATAACAGGATATGTCCCGGAAAAAGAAGGAGCCATCTGAGCATACAATAGTGTATTTATAAGAAGGAAAAGGAACAGGCTTGTTTTATTCATCCTTTTAACTCCCTGTATTATCTATCATAGCATTTTTTGTGCTATTTTTACCATATTTTTTGCTTTTTATGTGCCTTTTGGCAGGCAGAGTCGCGCCTTCTTGCCTGCTTGTCTTTATGCGGCGCGGCTTCTGCCGTTCGGTTTATTTTTATTGGGCTTGTTTTTTTTCTATATATATGGTTCTGGGTCTGGTTTTCTTTTTTCTTTTTCTTCTTTTTTTCTTGTGTCTTAGTCTCCTTATTGCGGATTCTATGTCTCTGTTGGGCGGGGTAAAGGGGCTTATAAAGTGTTTTATTGCCTTGTAGATGTCTTTAAAGAGCATGAGAACTGCGCCTTCCCGTATGAGGAAGAGTTTTACAAATGGGATTATGAGGTCTTCTTTTGTTGTTTCTCTTGTGAGTTCTTTTATGTATAGGTCGTGTTCTATAAATATTTCGTCCCAGATTTGCCAGGAGAGGTTGTCTTTTTTTGCTTCACAAAGTGAGCTTATTTCTGGAAGCAGATAGGGCATGATGCCGTATTCTCTGTATTTTTGCCAGATTTTTGCGGATTCTCCGGATTGGAGTATTTTAAATATTTCTTCTGTTAATCTGGAGGCAGATACTTCTTCTAGAAGCCAGCTTTGTTCTTTTATTTTTTTCTCCAGTTTTCTGTCTATAGATAGGTCCATTCTTGCTGCATATTTTAATGCACGTATGATTCTGACGGGGTCTTCCGTAAAGATGGTGTCAGGATTGATTATGGGTATGAGTTTTTTTTGCCTAAGGTGTATGTATCCATCAGTAAAGTCTATGAGCTCGCCTGTTATGGGGTCGTAATACATGGCGTTGATTGTAAAATCTCTGCGAAAGGCGTCTTGTTCTATTGTGCCGTAGGTGTTGAGGTCGTCTGAGTCCAGTGCTCTAAATGTAGAGACTTCTATGTATTTCTTTCCCACATAGACGTGAACCAGTCGAAATCTTTTTCCTATTATTCTCGCTCCCCGAAATATTTTTTTTATCCCGGAGGGGCTTGCACAGGTTACTATGTCAAAATCTTTGGGCGTTTTGCCTGATATGAGGTCACGGACAGCTCCTCCAACTATATAGGCCTGATGTCCTGCTTTTTGCAGGCGGCGTATTATTCCCACTGCATTTCCGTCTATGTCTTTTCTTTTTATGGGGTGCTCCGCATCTGTGTATATTTTTGCAACAGGCACTGGTTTGTTGTTTTCGTCAAGACTGTATCTTATCCGCACTAATGACTTCCCTTTTTATCTGTGTAAGTGTTATTATACGTAAAAGATATTACAATATACAACATTAGTATAATCAGCACAAGGAGAAAATATAGATGATTGAGCCTCGTATTCTCAAGGGTTTCAGAGATTTTTTGCCAGAACAGCAGTCCATAAGGAAAAATATTATAAGAAGATTGGAGGAGACTTTTGTTTCCTGTGGTTATATGCCTATTGATACTCCGGTTTTAGAGTATGCTGATGTTCTGCTTGGCAAAAGCGGCGGAGATACAGAAAAACAGGTTTACAGGTTTTCTGACCATGGCGGCAGAGATGTTGCCATGCGTTTTGATCTGACTGTTCCTTTTGCAAGGTTTATGGCACAGCATAGCAATGAGCTTTATCTTCCTTTTCGGCGTTATCATATAGATAAGGTTTTCAGAGGAGAGAATACACAGAAGGGGCGCTATAGAGAGTTTGTTCAGTGTGATTTTGATATTGTGGGAACAGATAGTGTGTCCTCAGATGTGGAAATTCTTCTTCTTATGTATCGCTCTTTTAAGGCTATTGGTGTGGAGGATATAACTATCAATATTGCTCACAGAGGTGTCACTTCTTCTGTTCTTTCTGCTTTGGGGCTAGATGACCCTATGCCAGTGTTGAGAGCTATCGATAAGCTTTTTAAGATAGGACGTGAGGGTGTGATAAAGGAGCTTGAGGGTATTGCGGATAAGTCCATCTGCGAGAAGATTTTAGATACTCTCACTATGGAAGATAGTCCGGAAAAGACTCTGGCAAGGCTTTCTGATGTATGCGGGAAGGATAATCCGCATATAATGCGTCTGTTAAGAATCTGGAATATATTGTCAGAATTGGGGCTTTCTCATGTGTATACGATAAACCCTAGTATAACTCGCGGGCTGGATTATTATACAGGTGTTGTCTTTGAGACTTTCTTAAATAAGCTTCCCGGGATTGGCTCTGTATGTTCTGGAGGGAGATACGATAATCTTGTGGGGCTTTACAGCAAAGAAAATATAACGGGTATAGGTGCCTCTATAGGTCTTGACAGACTCATAGCAGGTCTTACAGAACTTGGGATAACAGAGGATATGCAGGGTGATAATCCGGATGTTCTTATTCTATGCATGTCAGAAGAACTTTTGCCTCTTTATCACAGGCTTGCAGAAACATTGCGGGATAATAAGATAAAGGCAGAGGTCTATCCGGATAATAAGAGGTTTAAACAGCAGTTTTCATATGCGGAGAAAAAGAATATACCTTTTGCTATAATAATCGGAGAAGACGAACAAAAATCAGGCAAGATAGAACTTAAAGATCTGACAACAAGGGAACAGTATAGCCTATCCTCAGAAGAAGAGCTTATCTCTCTGGTTATCAGAAATAAAAACAAAAAATAATTTTATTATGGATACTGGTTTTGTAAGACAAGGGCAGTCTCTTATAATGATAGGAGAAGTATAAAAATATGGATTCAAAAAAGCTACCGGTATATCAACAGAAAGATAAGATACTAGAAGCACTTAGAGAACATCAGGTGATAGTGGTAGAAAGCCCCACGGGCTCTGGTAAAACAACACAGATTCCCGTGATATTGGACGAAGCAGGATACACATATCAAGGCGTAGTGGGAATAACTCAACCTAGAAGAATAGCAGCAGTATCTGTAAGTGATTTTATAGCAAAACAGGTAGGGAGCAAGATTCCCGGGCATGTAGGATATAAGATGAGATTTGAGGACATGACATGTCCTGATACAAAAATCAAGGTAATGACAGACGGGATTCTGCTACAAGAGCTCAAGCATGACCCTCAACTTTTGGAATACTCCGTAATCATAGTGGATGAAGCCCACGAGAGAAGCCTCAACATAGACTTTATACTCGGTTTGTTAAAACGTATATTAAAAGAACGCCCTACATTTAGAGTTATAGTGTCATCGGCAACACTCAACACAGAAGTATTCTCACAATACTTTGACAACTGTCCTATAATATCAATAGAAACAAGAACATATCCAGTAGATACACTGTACATACCTATAACAGAAGAAGAACAGGATGATGAGGAAGCAATAATAAAGAAAAAGATCGGTATAGTAGAGAAGGTTGTACGAGAAAGAAGAAAAGGCGATGTACTAATCTTTGAACCAGGAGAAAGGGACATAAAACTTACAATATCATATCTGGAAAAAAGCCCAATAGCAAAAAAGCTCAAAGTACTGCCTCTATATGCTCGATTGAGCAAAGAAGAACAAGAAGAAGTCTTCCCTCCTGCTCCCAGGGGTAAAACCAAGGTTGTAGTTGCAACAAACATAGCAGAAACTAGCGTAACAATAGATGGAATAACAACTGTCATAGATCCGGGAAGGGCAAAGTTAAACTATTACAACCCTAGGACATACACATCCTCTTTAGTGGAGATGCCAATTTCAAAAGCCTCCGCAGAGCAGAGAACAGGACGTGCAGGAAGAACACAACCGGGAACCTGTTACAGACTATACAGCCCAGAGGACTTTAAAAACAGAGAAGAGTTTACAAAAGAAGAAATATACAGGACAGACCTCTCCGAGGTTGTTTTAAGGATGGCTGATTTAGGGATAAAAGACTTTGAATCCTTTGACTTTATATCCCCGCCGGAAAAATCAGGAATCCTATCAGCAATAGAAACACTGGAACTCCTTGAGGCAATAGACAGCAACAGAGAACTTACACCCATAGGTAAACTGATGGTTCAGTTTCCTCTGCTGCCAAGACACTCAAGGATGATAATAGAAGCTATCTACAAATACCCGTCCGTAGTAAGAGAAGTCCTTATAGCAGCATCTTTTCTTACAACGAAGTCCCCTTTTCTCCTCCCTCAGGACCAGGAAATGGAAGCCAGAAATGCTCATCACCACTTTAGAGATAAGCAGGGTGATTTTGTATCATATCTAAAAATATTTAGAGATTTCAGGACAAGCAAAAACCGGGAGAAGTTCTGCGACACATACTACTTGGATATCCGTGTAATGGAAGAAATACTCAATATAGAACAACAACTGGAAAGCATAGTAGAAGAACTTGGCTTTAGAGTAGAAGGAGGGGGACCAATCAAAGACTATCTCTGCGCAATAGCCAGAGGGCACATACAATTTGTATGCATAAAAGCAGGCAGAAGTAGCTATAAGAGCTTGACAGCAGACAAGATAGAAATCCATCCCGGCTCAGTAATATTTCGAGAAACACCACAGTACATAGTAGCAGGAGAAATAGTAAAAACAAGCAAAACCTTTGCCCGGTCCGTATCCCCACTCAAACCACAATGGCTGGATCAAATCTCCTACCAGCTCTCAAAACGCCTGGAAGAAAGAGCAAAAGAACGCAAAACAAAAACAGAAAAGCAAAAAAGCAAGAAAGGAGCACTACAGGAAATAATTCTGGGCGGAAAACACTTTACACTTGCAACAAAAAAAGGCAAAAAAAAGCAAGTGGTACTCCCATGGCAAGACCTGCAGGCTGCAATCAAGAAAGGCGCAGAATTGCCACACTACTATGCAGACATCCGAGGCAAAATAATCTACGGACAGTATCAGCTCATGAGTGGAGAGAAACTAATAGACATAGTAGAAGCAGCCCGCCATATAAAACTCCCTAGAGATCTACAAAAAGACTGGCCAAGAGGCATAAACTTCTATATAAAGAAACACAAAAGCGAGCTTTTACAGAGCATATACAGCATAATGGTTACATCCCCTATAAAAAAGCAGAGCAAACGACTTGGATTTGTCACACTAAGAACAGACAACAACGGCACATACTGGTATGCCTGCCATAAGAATCACATAGAAGCAGCAAAAGAAAGCCTCGCAGCAATAGAAACACTTATAGAACAAACAGCAAACAACATAACCCAAGAAGAGAAAAGCAGAATCAACAAAATATACAGAAAACTGAGCAATATAGTAGAATCAGAAACAGAAAACACAAAAACACAATAAACCGAACGTGAGGGACGCCCCACGTCCCTCACTGCCTACGGCAAAAACATAACAAAGAAAATAAACTAGACAAGAAAAGCGGAAACAGCCTCTATAAAAGCAGAATCATCGACCTCTGTGAGAAGAGTATCCCCCTGCCCCCGTTGAAGCACAAACCTGACAGAACCACCCTTTTTCTTCTTATCCATCCTGCTTGCCTCAAGGAGCTCTTCAGCAGAAACCCCGCTTACAGCCCGTAAAAAGCCATAGGCATCAAGAAGAGCATTAACTCTATACACATAAGACTCAGGAGAGAGCCCCATAGAAAGACCAAGCGCCATAGCACACCTAAGCCCCCATGCCACAGCCTCGCCATGAGTAAAACGCGTAAATCCGGTAACAGCCTCAAGCGCATGTCCAAAAGTATGCCCCAGATTGAGAAAAGCCCTCTTCCCCTTCTCTCTAAAATCCTCGGTAACAATCCTGACCTTGACCATAAGAGCCCTCTCCACCAGCTCAGACACAACAGAAAAATCGCGCATCATAACCCGCTCACGCTCAGTCTCAAGAAGCTCAAAAAGCCTCTCATCATCCAGCATGGCATGCTTGATAACCTCCGCAAGACCGCCAATATAATCCCTCTCAGGAAGAGAAGCCACAAAAGCAGGAGCAATAAGAAGCTCTCCTGCAGGATAAAACGTCCCTACCATATTCTTAAGAGAAAGAAAATCTACACCCGTCTTACCGCCAAAAGCAGCATCCACCATTCCCAGCAAAGTAGTAGGCACAAGCACAAGAGAAACACCACGCATATAAACAGAAGCCGCAAAAGCAGTCATATCCGTGACAACACCCCCGCCCACACCTATAAACACACAATCCCTGGCATACCCAAGCTCAACAGCCCTGCTCAAAATCTTCTCTACACTATCCCATCTCTTATATTCCTCACCTGCCTCCAAAACAAGAACAGGAAAGGGTACATCCGGTGGAAGGAGCGGAGCAACATTACTATCCGTCACTACAAGAACATCCCTGCCAGAAGGAGAAAAAAGCTCATCCAGAGACACTATCTTTACAACAGTGGAAAACTCACCAAGCCTGCAATCTGCAATCTTTCTCATAGCACAAAAGTATAACAGCAAAATCACACATCAACAATAACACCCGCACCAAAACAGCACCAAAACAAAAAAAATCGAACGCACAGCCTGAGCAAAGCGCAGGCTGTGCTGCCTTCGGCAAGGAAAATCTACTCATACTTAAAAACAAGAGTACTGTCCAGAAGTCTTTTGTATGTTTTTACATAGAATCTATTTTCTCTGTTTTCTATTGCAATACCTACAATAGCCTCCCATAGAAAAACCCAAGAGCCTATGGAAAGACCTTCTAGAATCATCTTAAGAAAAATCCTATTGATATCAAGTCTCAAAGACTCAGTATAAAAAGAAATAAACCCAAAGAGACCAAAAAGCAGAAAATATATAATCGATGTGTTTGCAACAGACTTACTCTTTTTGCGATAGAAAAACAGCATATATTTAAAATAGTTTTTTATTCCCTTTATTGTTCTTTCTTCCAGCTCAGAATTACGAGCTTCTCTTTTTATTGCTATTTCTATCCTTATATTGCTTTTAAAGGGAATGTCTTCCGAACATTCTTCTATATAAGTTAATACAGGGTCGCTTATATCTCTCTTTCTTATCGGATAGTGGTCAATACTGTTAAAGATATCCAGATATTTGTCAAAGGAAAGTTTGATTATATAAGAATCCGTTTCCGCATCATAATCATAAATTTTGGCTATTATATCCTGCATATTATAATGCTAGATTAATATATGCATACTGTCAATTTTGCTCTTTAGCTCCAGATTATCCCCATGTTTGCCGTAGGCAGGAGGGAGCGCAGCCTCTTGCCTTTTTGCTTTATGTGCGCGCTCCCGACGTTCGGTATAGGTTAATTTTTATAAACAATTATCTCTATGCCGGATATGATTTTACAATTGAGCCTTGATTTTACAGGTGCCAATAAATTAGCCTTATAACAGACGGCAAACTTATCCTTGACAGCAAGCCAATACTGCCTTATAGTTTGTTGACTTTAAAAAATAACTATAAGATAAGAGAGGTTTTTATGAAATTCGGTTACTTTGACGACAAGAGGAGGGAGTATGTTATTACAACTCCCCAGACTCCTTACCCATGGATTAATTATTCCGGACAGGAGGGCTTCTTTTCCCTTATTTCCAATTTTGGAGGTGGATATTCTTTTTATAAAGATGCCAGGTTTAGGCGTATTGTGCGGTATAGATACAACAATGTACCTACGGACGAGGGCGGAAGATTTTTCTATGTCTATGACAACGGCAATATATGGTCACCTACATGGAAGCCGGTAAAAACAGAGTTGGACAGCTATTCCTGCCGACATGGTATGGGCTATTCCATAATAAGAGGTGAGAAAGATGGTGTTGCCGCTCAAATCAGGTTTTTTGTGCCTCTTGGGATAAATGCAGAGGTCCAACATGTTACTCTGGAGAATACTTCCGATAGTAAAAAGAGTTTTAAGTTCTATGCTGGTCTTGAATGGTGCCTTTGGAATGCTCTGGATGACATGACCAATTTTCAGCGCAATTTTTCCACAGGAGAAGTGGAGATAAACGATAACTGCATCTACCATAAAACAGAATACAGGGAAAGACGCAATCATTATGCTTTTTATTCTACCAACGTGGCACACAGCGGTTTTGACTCTGATAGAGAGAGTTTCTTTGGCCTTTACAATGGCTTTGAGATGCCTCAGGCTGTTGCAGAGGGAACAAGCCGCAACTCCGTTGCAGATGGCTGGTCACCTATTGCAGTGCACCGCTTTGATGTAGAACTTTCTCCCGGAGAAAAAAAGGACATAGTTCTTCTGCTTGGATATGTGGAGATAGAAGAGGATAAAAAATGGGAAAGCCCAGGTATTATCAACAAGAAGCCTGCTCTTGAAATTCAAAAAGCCTTTGACAGTGTTGATAAGGTAGAAAAGGCTTTCTCCTCTCTCAAAGAGAGATGGGACGACCTTCTTGGCCGCTATACCATAGAACACCCAGAGCCAGAGCTTTCCAGAATGGTAAATATCTGGAACCAGTATCAATGTATAGTGACATACCACATGTCAAGAAGTGCCTCTTATTTTGAGTCGGGTATTGGCCGCGGCATCGGATTTCGTGACACCAACCAGGATATACTTGGCTCTATGCACCAGACACCAGAGCTTGCAAAACAGAGAATACTGGATGTGGCTGCAACCCAGTTTGAGGATGGCGGAGCATATCACCAGTATCAGCCTCTTACCAAGAGGGGTAATAATGATATAGGCGGCGACTTCAACGATGACCCCTTATGGCTGATTCTTTCCACAGCCTCATACATCAAGGAAACAGGGGACTATAGTATTCTTGATGAGATGGTACCCTTTGACCATGACCCGGCAAAAGCAAAACCACTTTTCGAACATCTTAACCGCTCATTCTACCACGTGGTAAACAATCTTGGTCCTCACGGACTTCCTCTTATTGGCAGAGCGGACTGGAACGACTGTCTCAATCTCAACTGTTTCTCCAAAAATCCTGACGAATCTTTCCAGACTGCGGACAATCAGACAGGCAGAACCGCAGAAAGCGTATTTATAGCAGGACTCTTTGTATACGCCGGAAAAGAATATGTGGAGCTCTGCAGAAGACGCGGACTTGACAAAGAAGCAAAAGAGGCAGAAGAGCATATAAAGAAGATGGAAGAAGCTGTAATCAAGTACGGTTGGGACGGAGAATGGTATCTGAGAGCATATGACTACTACGGAAACAAGGTGGGAAGCAACGAGTGCCAGGAAGGAAAGATATTTATAGAGCCTCAGGGTTTCTGCGGGATGGCAGAGATAGGAAAAAAGCTAGGCTATCCTCTCAAAGCCTTAGAATCCGTAAAAAAACACTTGGACACCAAGTATGGCATAGTTCTCCAGCAGCCATACTACAGCAAATACTATCTTGAGCTCGGAGAAATATCCAGCTATCCACCAGGATACAAAGAAAACGCAGGTATTTTCTGTCACAACAACCCCTGGGTGATGATAGCAGAAACCCGCGCGGGACGCGGCAACCAGGCATGGGAGTACTACAAAAAAATAGCACCCGCCTATCTTGAGGAAATAAGCGAGATACACAGAACAGAACCCTATGTATACTCGCAGATGATAGCAGGAAAAGACGCAAAAAGACACGGAGAAGCAAAAAACTCATGGCTTACAGGGACCGCAGCATGGAACTTTGTAGCAATCAGCCAGTGGATACTGGGAATAAGACCTGATTACGATGGACTTATGATAGACCCCTGCATACCATCAAGCTGGAACGGATACAAAATCACAAGAAAATACAGAGGATGCCAGTATAACATCACAGTGGAAAACCCAAGCAAAAAAGAAAAAGGCATTGCAAAACTATACATCAACGGAAAAGAAGCGGACATAGAAAAATACAAAAAAGAAACAGGAGTTCTCATCCCAGCTGCGGAAGCCGGAAAAACAATAGAAATAAAAGTAGTACTGGGCTAGATAATAACTTATACCGAACGCGCCGCCGAGCAGGCGGCGCTTTTTTATATACCCTACTGCCAGATACAAAACTATTCTTTATCCGCAGCAGAAACATAAGCAAGAACAGAGTAGAACACCTTTTCCACAGCAGCAGGCTCAATACTGCCCGGCAAATCGTAACGCGTATGATAAACAAGATTTCTTCTAAAAAGCTTGTTCTCTATACCTATGATACTCACAGCAGGGACATTGCAGCGGGCAAAAGAAGCAGCATCCGTACCTCCGCCACCAAAGGTCATCCTGCATATATCCAGAGAAAATCCATAAGAAGACGCGACATAAGCAAACTCTCGTGCAAGAGTTTCAGAAAGCTTAAGCGTACCATTGATATCGGAGACAAGAATATGTACATCCTTTTCTCTATATATACTGTCTATATTTATCACGCAACACCTATCATCAAACTCGGAAGCATGCCTTTTTACAAAAGAACGGGAACCACGCAATCCAGACTCCTCCGCATCAAAACTTACAAAAACAACCCTCGTATTTGCCGGCGGATTCTGTTTTAGATAAGCAGCAAGCTCCAGAAGAATAGCACATGCAACAAGATTATCCCCTGCCCCAGGAACCGCTCGACGGAAGACAAAAGTAGCCTTCTGAAATAGAAAAGGAACACCGGCTATAAAGAAAAGCAATACATAGTACGGACTCCTATCTGTCCCTACAATAAGAAAAAACACAGAAAGAAAAAATCCTGCTACCGTAAAAATCTCAGTGCCAAGAACCTTTACAGGATACAACAGCTGTGTACGAAGTAGATACGGTAGCTCCCGCGCAGCATCGTGATGAGCAGTAACATAGACAATACGTTTCACAGGCCCGGAAGGCTCAAGCTCAGCTGAGACATTTACACAACGCCGCACAGGAAAAAGAAAATCCAAAGCAGGCAAAAAAAGAACAAATTCCAGGATATTGGACAATGCGGCAAGCAAAAAACACAGGAGAGACATAAAATAAGCGGAATATGCAAAAAAGGCTATCCCGGCAACATATAGAAAGAAAACTACAATAAGATAGCCCATAAAGCCCTCCGGCCTGCATACAAAGCTTTCTCTTCTTGTCTTAAGCCCAAGCTTTCTAAACCTTTCTGCAATATCCTGAGAAATCTCGATACAAGAAGAATTACCCGCAAGCCTATCTACAAATCTATTAACCCAATCATTCAGAAGATAAAAAATACTTTTGACATTCATCTTCTGTTTCATAGAAATATTATTATAAAAAGATTTATCTAAGACAATATTTCTTTGCTATTATCTGATATAATAAGTATGTTTAGTTATATAAATATTATGGAGGAATAAGTATGGATTTTAAACCTGTAAAATGGGGTGTCCTTGGAGTATCCGGACACTATAGGCTTAGGATAAATAATCCGATGACCGATCTGGAAGAAGAAGGAATTGTTGAGAAAACAGCAATAGCATCCAGAGATATAAAAAGAGCAAAAGAAGCTGCAGAAGAAATGGGATTTAAAAAGGCCTACGGTTCTTATAGCGAGCTTCTGGAGGATAAAGATATAGAAGCCGTATATATCCCCCTTCCCAATCATATGCATAAAGAATATGTAAAAATGGCAGCAGATAATGGAAAACACATTTTATGTGAAAAACCCCTTACAATGGACCTTCAGGATACAATAGAGCTTGTCGAATACACAAAGAAAAAAGGGGTTATCCTTATGGAAGCCTTTATGTACAGACTGCATCCGCAGTGGGAGTATGCAAAAAGACTGATAAAAGCAGGAGAAATAGGAAAAATAAGCAGTATCCATGTTGCTTTTTTCTACAACAATCCGGATCCTTCCAATATAAGAAATAAGAAGGAGACAGGTGGTGGAGCTATCCCAGATATAGGATGTTATGCTGTATCCTGTGCAAGATTTTTAGCAGGAACAGAGCCCAAGAGGGTTATATCTCTTGTAAACTATGATAAGGATTCTCTGGTAGACACACTGTCTTCCGGAATATTGGATTTTGGAGAAATGCGTTCTGTTTTTACTGTAGGAACAAGAACTTTTAACAAGCAGCAAGTACAGGTATATGGCAGCTCCGGCTACTTGGAGATAGATGTGCCTTTCAACACATATCCGGATGTACCGGGGAAGATTAGAATAACAACTTCCGTAGGCACAAGGACTGTAGAGACACAGGAGATAGATCAGTATGGTATAGAGTTTTCTGAGTTTTCTTTTGCAATAAGAGAAAATACTGCTCCTCCTATCCTGCCTGAAGATGCTGTTGCCAATCAGAAGGTCCTGGATGCATTATTTTTGTCCTCAGAAAAGAACAGTTGGATTACGCTTGACTGATTTTTTATATTACAACAAAGGCGCCCGTATAGGGCGCCGTTCGGTATAAGGTGTTATTTTTTATTCTTCAAGCAGTTTTTTATAGGCTTTTAGCTTTTCTATCTGCTCCGCAAGCTCTCTGTGTTTTTTCCTTTCTTCTTCTATTATTTCTGGGAGAGCTTTTGTAAGGAATCCTTGGTTGGATAGTTTTTTGTCCACTTTCTCATAGATTTTTTCTGTCTTTTCTATTCTCTGGTTGAGTCTTTCTATCTCACGGGGAACATCAATTACGTCCCTTATGTAGGCAAAGCCCTCAAAGCCTTTCCCTACTATTGCCACGGAGCCGGTTTTGTCCGGTTCTTCTGACTGGATAGAAAGCTCACTAAGTCCAGCCAGGCTGGATATAAGTCCAGCATGAGCGCTAAAGTAATCAAGTACTCTTTTGTCTTCTGTTTTTACGATTGTGGAAAACTTTACCGACGGTGGAATAGTAAACTCGCTTCTAAGTGTGCGCAGCGCTTTTACCAGTTCTTGCAGTTTCTCATA contains:
- a CDS encoding M28 family peptidase, coding for MKQKMNVKSIFYLLNDWVNRFVDRLAGNSSCIEISQDIAERFRKLGLKTRRESFVCRPEGFMGYLIVVFFLYVAGIAFFAYSAYFMSLLCFLLAALSNILEFVLFLPALDFLFPVRRCVNVSAELEPSGPVKRIVYVTAHHDAARELPYLLRTQLLYPVKVLGTEIFTVAGFFLSVFFLIVGTDRSPYYVLLFFIAGVPFLFQKATFVFRRAVPGAGDNLVACAILLELAAYLKQNPPANTRVVFVSFDAEESGLRGSRSFVKRHASEFDDRCCVINIDSIYREKDVHILVSDINGTLKLSETLAREFAYVASSYGFSLDICRMTFGGGGTDAASFARCNVPAVSIIGIENKLFRRNLVYHTRYDLPGSIEPAAVEKVFYSVLAYVSAADKE
- a CDS encoding Gfo/Idh/MocA family oxidoreductase codes for the protein MDFKPVKWGVLGVSGHYRLRINNPMTDLEEEGIVEKTAIASRDIKRAKEAAEEMGFKKAYGSYSELLEDKDIEAVYIPLPNHMHKEYVKMAADNGKHILCEKPLTMDLQDTIELVEYTKKKGVILMEAFMYRLHPQWEYAKRLIKAGEIGKISSIHVAFFYNNPDPSNIRNKKETGGGAIPDIGCYAVSCARFLAGTEPKRVISLVNYDKDSLVDTLSSGILDFGEMRSVFTVGTRTFNKQQVQVYGSSGYLEIDVPFNTYPDVPGKIRITTSVGTRTVETQEIDQYGIEFSEFSFAIRENTAPPILPEDAVANQKVLDALFLSSEKNSWITLD